The nucleotide sequence GTTGCCGTCCGGGCCTTTGAACCGGTTGAGGAGGTTTTCGGCCGCCTTTTGGGCCGTCTCGACGCTGGCTCCTGCGAACTGGTTCTCGCTGACGATCTCCAAGCCGCCGGCCTTCGCCGCTTCGATGAAGCCGGTCTCGCGCTCGGTCGTGCTCGCCGAGCCGGACTGATAGCGCAGGACGATGACTTTGCCGCCTTTACCGATGGCGGCGACCATCGCTTCGCCGGCCGTCGAGCCGCCTTTCTTGTTGTCGGTGGCGACGAAGCTGACGGTCCCGGTGGCGTCGGCAAGGGCCGAGTCGAAGATCAAGACAGGGATCTTGGCCTTCAGCGCGCTGTCGACGGGCGTCCGCAGGGCTTTGTCGTCCAACGGGGCGAGGCAGATGCCGTCGACCTTCGCGGTGATCTGGTCTTCGACGACTTGGATCTGGGCGTCGCGGTCGTCTTCCTTGAGGGGCCCTTTCCAGATCAGTTCGACGCCTTGGGCCTTGGCGGCCTCGTCGGCGCCCGCATGGACGGACTTCCAGAATTCGTGGGCGGTGCCTTTCGGGATCATCGCGATCTTCAGGCTTCCGCCTCCCGACGGCCCCTTGGGTCCGGACGTCGTCGATCCGGACGTGGTGCCTGTGCTCCCCGACGTGCCGGTGGTCTGCCCAGGGCCTCCATTGTCGGGAGGGTTGCATCCGGCCGCCACGACGGCGAGGCCGGTCAGTGCAAGGTGCCACAGCTTCATCGAGGGCTTTTTACCATCGGGCCCGCACGGATTGCGCGGTGCGCGTAGCGGTATCCTGACCGACCGATGGCAGAAGTGGACATCAACCTGACGGCACGGGGCGAGCAGGTCGTCCAGCCTTGGATCTGGAGGCTGTGCAAGGAGTTCGACTGCAAGGTCTCGATCACCAAGGCCAACGTCGACACCGATTTCGGTTGGATCCAAGTCAGACTGAGCGGCTCGGTCGAGGAGATCCAGCGGGCCACGGCCTGGCTGATGACGACGGGCCTGCACGTGGACGCGCTACAAAGGTCGGTCGGGGCCAACGCGTGACGGCCGAGCCCGACCTGTTCGGGCCGTATCTGCCCGAAGACTTTGACGCGTTCTGGGACGACGTGACGGCCGAAGCCGTGTCCGCCCCGATGGACTACAAGCGGTCGGGTACGAACGACTATCTCAAGTCCGGTTTCCGGGTCGAATCGCTCACGTTCCGCGGCATCGACGGCGGCACCCGGCACGGCTGGATCGCGTTCCCGGTGGACGCGCTCCGACTACCCGGATTCCTTTGGG is from Armatimonadota bacterium and encodes:
- a CDS encoding NIL domain-containing protein, with the protein product MAEVDINLTARGEQVVQPWIWRLCKEFDCKVSITKANVDTDFGWIQVRLSGSVEEIQRATAWLMTTGLHVDALQRSVGANA
- a CDS encoding substrate-binding domain-containing protein, with product MKLWHLALTGLAVVAAGCNPPDNGGPGQTTGTSGSTGTTSGSTTSGPKGPSGGGSLKIAMIPKGTAHEFWKSVHAGADEAAKAQGVELIWKGPLKEDDRDAQIQVVEDQITAKVDGICLAPLDDKALRTPVDSALKAKIPVLIFDSALADATGTVSFVATDNKKGGSTAGEAMVAAIGKGGKVIVLRYQSGSASTTERETGFIEAAKAGGLEIVSENQFAGASVETAQKAAENLLNRFKGPDGNLAVAGIFCPNESSTFGMLRALQDAKLAGKVKFYGFDSSPKLVDGLAAGEIDGLVVQNPFNMGKLAVESIVKQIRGEKVEARIDTGATLATKANMETEEVKKVLNPPKI